The genomic window TTACATCTCGATGCTCAACAAGCGCTTCACCCACTACAGAACCGCGTCCATGTACCACATTAAATACACCGTTTGGTAAACCTGCCTCCTCAAATATTTGCGCAAGTTGCTGTGCCATGATTGGTGTTTCTAGCGCTGGTTTCCAAACAACTGCATTGCCGGCAACGATAGCAGGAAATGACTTCCACGTTGCAATGGCGATTGGAAAGTTCCAAGGGGTGATTAATCCGACGACACCAATCGGCGCACGGACGCTCATTGCGAACTTATTCGGTAACTCTGACGGAGTTGTATCGCCAAATAACCGTCTCCCTTCCCCTGCCATGTAAAACGCCATATCAATTCCTTCTTGTACTTCTCCACGCGCTTCCTCAATCACTTTTCCCATTTCCATCGTTAATAGGCGAGCCATTTGTTCTTTTCGCTCTTGTAGTAACATGCCCACCTTATAAAGCACTTCAGCTCGTTTTGGTGCTGGAACGAGTGCCCATGCTTTTTGGGCTCGTTTTGCCGCCAACACCGCCTGTTCGACATCTTGTTCATTTGATATTGTCACTTCTCCAATACACTCACCATTCGCAGGATTCACAATCGGCACAAACCGATTGCTGACCGATGACACCCATCGTCCGTCTATATAGTTTAATACTTTCATTGTTTTCCTCCCCTCGCCTGTTCAATTGTTAAAAATGGAGATAATATGTTCGGATCTGTCATGACTTCAATCACAGTTGGCTTATTGTTTTGGAGTGCTGTAGTAAACGCGGATGAAAATTGTTCTCCTGTTTCTACACGCATACTATCAGTTCCGAAGCAACGCGCTATACTTGCAAACGATATATCGCTGAAATCTGTTCCAATGACGCGCTTTGGATAACGAAGCTCTTGATACATGCGAATCGTTCCGTACATTTGATTGTTAAACACCACACTAATGATAGGAATGTTATATCGAACGGCTGTTTCTAGCTCTTGGATCGTCATCATAAACCCGCCATCTCCGCTTAATGAAACGACGGGACGATGTGGATTTGCCAATTTCGCACCAATCGCTGCTGGTAATCCGTATCCCATCGCTCCTGATGTTGGCCCAATATATGTATGTTGCTGAAATTGAAAAAATGAATGGAGCCAACTTGCGAAATTGCCCGCATCATTTGTAATGATCGCTTCGGATGGGAGAAGATGTTGAAGGATGTGGATCATTTCTTCGTTTACATTCCGTTTCATGGACGGAAGTGACGAAAATCGTTCGTATGTTTTCCGCCGTTCTTGTACCCAATCTGTCCATGACGGGTGAAGTTGAATATTTAACAACCGACTTAACGCCTCTTTCGCATCAGAAACAACACCAATATGCGGAGAATATGTTACACCGATGACATCGTAATCGATATCAATATGAATGAGCTGTTGCGTCGATAATAACTTATAATCTTGTGTCGTCACTTCTGACAAGCGCGTACCGATGGCTAAAACAACATCTGCTTGTTCCACCGTTTCAATGATCGCTCGTTGCGTTCCTAAACCAAGATGACCAACGTAAAGAGGATGATCGTTTGGAAATACATCATGTCGACGAAAAGAAGACATGACGGGAAGTGACCATTTTTCCGCAAATAAACGAAGGACGTCTATGGCTTTTGACCATATAATTCCTCCACCCGCAATGACAACCGGTCGCCTCGCTGACCGCAACAACTGCTCAATGCGTTGAATATCCTCCTCGTTCGGTGCTGGTTTTGGAACAATCGTTTTTGAAAACGTCACGTGATCGACTTGTTCATGAAGAACATCTTCAGGAAGCGCAACGACAACGGGCCCAGGCCTTCCTGTTTGAGCAATTCGAAACGCCCGTGTCAACAGCTCCGGCAACCTTTGTGCATCGTCAATC from Anoxybacillus gonensis includes these protein-coding regions:
- a CDS encoding thiamine pyrophosphate-binding protein, coding for MNAAEAIVQCLKSEDISHVFCVPGESYLPILDALFSEKTIQLISARHEGGAAFMAEGYAKASKKVGVVMATRGVGATNAAIGIHTARQDSTPMVVLLGQVARSFRGREGFQEIDVEACFRPLAKWAVEIDDAQRLPELLTRAFRIAQTGRPGPVVVALPEDVLHEQVDHVTFSKTIVPKPAPNEEDIQRIEQLLRSARRPVVIAGGGIIWSKAIDVLRLFAEKWSLPVMSSFRRHDVFPNDHPLYVGHLGLGTQRAIIETVEQADVVLAIGTRLSEVTTQDYKLLSTQQLIHIDIDYDVIGVTYSPHIGVVSDAKEALSRLLNIQLHPSWTDWVQERRKTYERFSSLPSMKRNVNEEMIHILQHLLPSEAIITNDAGNFASWLHSFFQFQQHTYIGPTSGAMGYGLPAAIGAKLANPHRPVVSLSGDGGFMMTIQELETAVRYNIPIISVVFNNQMYGTIRMYQELRYPKRVIGTDFSDISFASIARCFGTDSMRVETGEQFSSAFTTALQNNKPTVIEVMTDPNILSPFLTIEQARGGKQ